One genomic segment of Bradyrhizobium diazoefficiens includes these proteins:
- a CDS encoding MFS transporter: MENAPAARRFTPTALMLGNLVTGCSVLAPAGMLPELASGLDVSIHAAGLLITFGAIILCIGSPLTAWLTSRIERRTLLTTTLAVLAFGNLASAFAPDYTSLLAIRLAMLAVGALYTPQAAGTAALIVPAERRGSTIAYIFLGWSLAAAVGLPLITFIASRYGWRAAYGKIGVLGCASFVLLSMRLPAGLKGVPVDLKTWSEVGRSRTILLLLAITMLQMSGQFVVFTFMGPLLNKLTEAGPDAIGMVFGIYGVCGFLGVVFATRIVDTWGPYRTSVLFTCLLLAGIAGWAAGAGSLVLMAVAVAIWGLGFASTNSMQQVRLVAAAPPLASATVALNTSVLYIGQAVGSAVGGLLFARELLHTLGFVAVGFVVLALILVVLTRPRPVAAAAA; the protein is encoded by the coding sequence ATGGAAAATGCCCCCGCCGCCCGCCGTTTCACGCCCACCGCCCTGATGCTCGGCAATCTCGTCACCGGCTGCTCGGTGCTGGCGCCAGCGGGCATGCTGCCGGAATTGGCGAGCGGGCTCGACGTCAGCATCCACGCGGCCGGGCTGCTGATCACCTTCGGCGCGATCATACTGTGCATCGGCTCGCCGCTGACGGCATGGCTGACCAGCCGCATCGAGCGGCGGACGCTGCTCACCACGACGCTCGCGGTGCTCGCCTTTGGCAATCTCGCCTCGGCCTTTGCGCCCGATTACACCAGCCTCCTCGCCATCCGTCTCGCCATGCTCGCGGTCGGCGCGCTCTACACGCCGCAGGCGGCCGGCACCGCGGCGCTGATCGTGCCGGCGGAGCGGCGTGGCAGCACCATTGCCTATATCTTTCTCGGCTGGTCGCTGGCCGCGGCCGTCGGCCTGCCGCTGATCACCTTCATCGCCAGCCGCTATGGCTGGCGCGCGGCCTATGGCAAGATCGGCGTGCTCGGCTGCGCCAGCTTCGTGCTGTTGTCGATGCGCCTGCCGGCGGGCCTGAAGGGCGTGCCCGTCGATCTGAAGACCTGGAGTGAGGTCGGCCGTAGCAGGACGATCCTGCTTCTGCTTGCGATCACCATGCTGCAAATGTCCGGGCAGTTCGTGGTGTTCACCTTCATGGGGCCGCTGCTGAACAAGCTGACCGAGGCTGGCCCGGATGCGATCGGCATGGTGTTCGGCATCTACGGCGTCTGCGGTTTCCTCGGTGTCGTCTTCGCGACCCGTATCGTCGATACCTGGGGGCCGTACCGCACCTCGGTGCTGTTCACCTGCCTGCTGCTTGCGGGCATCGCGGGCTGGGCCGCCGGTGCGGGCAGCCTCGTGCTGATGGCGGTCGCGGTCGCGATCTGGGGCCTCGGCTTTGCCTCGACCAATTCGATGCAGCAGGTGCGGCTGGTCGCGGCCGCGCCGCCGCTGGCATCGGCGACCGTCGCGCTCAACACCTCGGTCCTCTATATCGGCCAGGCGGTCGGCTCCGCCGTCGGCGGGCTGCTGTTCGCCCGCGAGCTCTTGCATAC